The genomic stretch CAGACGATCCCGCGCCTGATCATTGCCCCTGTCCCCCTCGCCTGGCCCGGATGATCGCCACCAGCTGCGGGAGAATCTCCCCGGCAGGGCCATCAAGCCACAGCGCGGCCAGCGAGGTGATCGCGCTGGCCGCAGGGTTGATCTCGATCAGGGTTGCCCCGGCGCGGAAGGCCAGCGAGGGCAACGCGGCGACCGGCTGCACCACGCCGGATGTCCCCACAACCAGCATGACATCTGCCTCCTGCGTCACGATCATCGCCCGCAACAGCGCCTCGGCGGGCAGATTTTCGCCAAACCAGACGACATCAGGCCGCGCCAGCGCGCCACAGTAAGGACAACGCGGCAGGCCATCCTCGACCGGCGCATCACCGCTGAAAGCCGTCGGCACTCCCCGGCAACTGGCAGTACACCGGCTGCCCATGATTGCACCGTGCAGAGGGATGACATCGCTGCTGCCTGCCCGCTGGTGCAGATCGTCCACATTCTGGGTGATTAGCACCACATGCGGCAACAGGTCCTCCAGTTCAGCCAGGGCATAATGTCCTGGATTCGGCGCCGCCTTCCGCACTATCTCGCGCCGGTAGGCGTACCACTCCCACACCAGCCTGGGATCGCGCTGGAACGCTTCCGGCGTCGCCAGTTCAGCTGGATCGTACCTGTGCCACAGGCCATCGTCCTTATCCCGGAAGGTCGGCACGCCGCTTTCCTTGCTGATGCCCGCCCCTGTCAGGACGACCAGTCGCTGGCTGCGACCAATGATCGCGGCTGCCTCCATGATCCTGTGCTGCATAACCCCGACTCCTGGATCGATACGCGCCCGCTATTCTAGCACAGCCCGCCCTGCCCCGGCGCAATCCAACCGCTGATTAGAAATCTGACAGAAAAACGGAGCCTTATTGTCTGCTAATAGCCTTCCGGTCTATAGTGGGTTTACCGCGGGCTGAAGAGACTCCTGCCGCAGGAGCAGCCTGGGCAGGGAGTGCGTTGCAGCCGCGGGAATCGACCGTAGAGGTTCAAGGAGTACATTACCATGACCGATCTTGAATCGGCCCAGGCAGTGCTGGACGCCCATAGCCGGGCGATCCA from Anaerolineae bacterium encodes the following:
- a CDS encoding NAD-dependent deacylase, whose product is MEAAAIIGRSQRLVVLTGAGISKESGVPTFRDKDDGLWHRYDPAELATPEAFQRDPRLVWEWYAYRREIVRKAAPNPGHYALAELEDLLPHVVLITQNVDDLHQRAGSSDVIPLHGAIMGSRCTASCRGVPTAFSGDAPVEDGLPRCPYCGALARPDVVWFGENLPAEALLRAMIVTQEADVMLVVGTSGVVQPVAALPSLAFRAGATLIEINPAASAITSLAALWLDGPAGEILPQLVAIIRARRGGQGQ